The Acidobacteriota bacterium genome includes the window AATGACCTGCCGGCGCTGCACGACAATATCACGGCGTTCCAGATCGTGACTGCCGACGGAAGCGTCCGGGATGTGACGCGGGCATCTGATCCGGACCTGTTCGAAGCAGGCAAGGTCTCGCTGGGCGCGCTGGGCGTGATGACAGCTTTCACGGTGAAAAGTGTGCCAGCTTACCGGCTCAAGCGGACGGTGACGGTGTTGGATTCAAAGGTCTTCCTGCAGTCGCTGGAGGCCACCGCGGCCGCTCATCGCAATTTCGAATTTTATTATTTTCCGCACACCGGACTGGTTGCCAGCATCGTGCATGACCTGACGGATGAGCCGGTGACGGTTGATACGGGCACGGACGATGACGAGTTCCTGCAGGGTCTGCTGACACTGCGCAACGAACTTGGCTGGGCACCGTGGCTCCGGCGCTACATTGCCCGCTCCGAATTTCCGCGCGGCGTTGTCGAGGACCGGGTGAACGAATCGCGTCTGCTGCTCTCGACGACGCGGCCAACGCGCTTCATCGAGATGGAATATCATTTCCCGCGCGCGCGGGGCCCCGAGATGGTCGAGCGCGTCATGCACACTCTCGACAAGCGCGGCGAGATATTCTTCCCGATGGAGTATCGCCACATCGCGCCAGACACAGCCTGGCTCAGTCCGTTCAATGGCGGGCCGCGTGCCTCGATTGCAATCCATGCGGCAGCGAACGAACGCTACGACTATTTCTTCACCGACTTCGAACCGATGTATCAGGAAGCAAATGCGCGCCCGCACTGGGGAAAATTGCATACGCTGGGGCGCAACCGGCTGACCGAACTCTATCCGGAATTCGAACGCTTTCTTGCGCTGCGCTCAGATCTGGACCCGACGGGCAAGTTCCTGAACGTGCACCTTGCCAAGCTGTTCGGAGAGACAGTCGATGCGTAAGCTGTCGCGGCGGCATCTGATGATTGGCGGCGTTGGTCTTGCAGGAGCGGCACTATTGATGAGCAAACCGGGCGACGAAAGCGGGCCACGTGATCCCTACTTCACGCAGTTGCAGGCAGCATTGACCGAGGCCGGAATTGCTTCCCCGACACTGGTGATCGACAAGGCGCGGCTGGACGCGAATATCGACACGCTGGTGAGCCACCTGCCCGACGGGATGGCTTATCGCATCGTGGCAAAATCTCTGCCTTCCTTGAGCCTCATATCGCATATCCGGGCACGTTCCGGCTCGGACCGGCTGATGACGTTCAACCAACCCATGCTCAGTGCGCTGACGAAAGCGATGCCGGACGCCGATCAGTTGCTTGGAAAGCCGATGCCGATAGCGGCCGCCCGCAACTATTTCGGCAGCCTGTCCGCCGGCGATGCGCCGGCTGCAGCAAATGTGCAATGGCTTGTCGATACGCCCGAGCGCCTCCGCCAGTACCAGGAACTTGCGGTCGGCACGGGCCAGACCCTTCGGCTCAATATCGAGCTGGATGTCGGCCTGCACCGGGGAGGCCTCGAAGCGGGCGAGACGCTGAAGGCGATGCTGGAACTGCTGCGCGACGCGGCCGCCGTCAATTTCGCCGGGTTCATGGGGTACGAGCCACACCTGGCGGCCCTGCCCGAAGCACTGGGTTGGCGTGAACGGGCAAAGACTGGAGCCTGGCGCAGGTATTCTGAGGCGCTGGCGCTGGCGGCTGAAGTGTTCGGCAGCGATGCGATTGCCGGCATCACGCGGAACGCGGCGGGCAGCCCGACCTATCGCTATTATCAGTCCACGGAGATCGCCAACGAGATCTCCGCAGGATCGTGCCTGGTGAAACCGACACATTTCGACACGCCGCTGCTGGAACCGCACCAGCCGGCGAGCTTCATAGCGACGCCGGTTATCAAGTCGATCGCGCAGACGCGCTTGCCGGGGCTCGAATTTGCGGCGGACGGCCAACGCGCATGGGATCCGAATACCGCGCGCACGGTGTTCATCTATGGCGGCAACTGGATGGCCGATCCGGTCGATCCGCCGGGCCTGTCGTACAACAAGACATTCGGACGCTCATCGAACCAGGAAATGCTGACCGGCGGGCACAATCTTGCGATTGCGCCCGACGAGTTCGTTTTCCTGCGCCCGCATCAGAGCGAAGCGGTGTTCCTGCAATTCGGCGACATCGCCGTATATGACGACGGGCGGATCAGCGAGCGTTGGCCGGTATTCCCGGCCTCCGCCTGACGCCTACTTCTTCTTGCGGCCGCTGGTCGGGATGTCGCGGAAGGCGACGTCCTTGTCGACGCGGATGTCGCCCGGCAGGCCGAGCACTCGTTCACCGATGATGTTCCGCAGGATCTCGTCCGAGCCGCCCTCGATACGGGTAGCGGGCGAACGCATCAGCATCGCCTGGAAGCGACCTTGCTGAGGGCTGTCTTCGCTCCAGAGCACGCCTGCTTCGCCCTGGAGATCGAGCGCGAAGATCGAAAGGTCCTGCATCGTGGCGCCGGCGACGAGCTTGCCGATGGAGTTTTCAGGACCTGGCGTTTCACCTTTCGAAAGCGCAGAAATCGCGCGCATGCCGGTGTATTTAAGACCGCTCTGCCGGACGGCAAATTGCGCAAGTTTCGAACGCACTCCGGAGTCCTCGACTGCGGGCTTGCCGTCGATTTCGGCTTCCATGCAGAAGCGGAAGAGTTCCGGGAAGCCGGTGGACATGCCGGATCCGATCGACAGGCGCTCGTTCATCAGCGTCGTCAGCGACACTTCCCAACCCTGCCCGACTTCACCGAGGCGCTGGCTGTCGGGGATGCGGACATCCGTGAAGTAGACTTCGTTGAAGCTCGACTGGCCGTTCGCCTGCTTGATGGGGCGGACTTCCACGCCCGGCGAGTCCATCCGCAGGAAGAACATCGTCAGGCCCTTGTGCTTCGGCACGTCGGGATCGGTGCGGGTGATGAGGAGGCCCCAGTCAGAATACTGCGCGCCGCTCGTCCAGATCTTCTGGCCGTTTATGATCCAGTCGCCCGAACCATCATCGGCCTTGACCGCGCGCGTACGCAGACCCGCAAGATCGGACCCGCTGGCGGGCTCGGAGAAGAGCTGGCACCAGACATGCTCACCGCTGGCAAGCGGGGGCAGCAGTTCGCGTTTGTGCTCTTCGCTGGCCCAGGCCATGACGGTCGGGCCGCACATGCCGTGGCCAATCGTGAAAACGCCGGTCAAGGCCGCATACGGACCTTCTTCCTGGCTCCAGATCACGCGCTCGATTGGGGTACGGGCCGCGCCGCCATACTCCTTCGGCCAGTGAAGGCAGGCCCAGCCGGCCTCCGCCTTCTTCTTTTGCCAGGCCTTTCCGGCTTTGATCGGGTCTTCGCTCACCACGCCGTTCGACCCGAAGCTGGCAGACTTCAGTTCATTTTCGAGGTGCTTCGGCGCGTTCGCGTCGATCCACTTGCGCACCTTGGTGCGGAACGCGGCTTCTTCTTTTGTGTCTTCGAAATCCATGGTCTCGTCCTCCCGTCAGGCCGCTGTCTCGGCGTTGCCTGCACTCATGCGTTCAATCAGGTTGCTCTCCCAGGTCGACAACGACCCGAGCGCCAGGGCCAGCGCGTTGGAGCGGCGATAGAAAAGGTGACAGTCAAACGCCCAGGTAAACCCCATGCCGCCGTGCACCTGAATGTTGTTCTTGGCGCAGTGCTGGAAAGCCGTTGTGGCCGAAACACGCGCCGTGGCGGCGGCGACAGGCAGTTCTGCCGCGCCCGACGACAAGGCCCACGCCCCATAGTAGCAGTTCGAGCGCGCCAGCGTGGCAGACACGTACATGTCTGCCAGCATGTGCTTGATGCCCTGGAAAGATCCGATCTGGCGACCGAAGGCCATGCGCTCGAGCGCGTAGTCCCGCGCGATTTCAAGTGCGCGATCAGCGCCGCCCAGTTGTTCGAAGGCCATCAGGACCGCAGCGCGGTCCATGACCTGTGATGCAATATGCAGGCCGCTGCCCTGCTGGCCAAGCAATTCGGCCGGGGCGCCATTGAAGGTCAGCTTGGCCTGGCTGCGGGTCGGGTCGATCGACTCCAACTTGGCGCGCTTCACGCCGGAAGCTGACAGATCGACGAGGTACAGCGACACGGCGCCCTTCTCGTCCTTCGCGGCGACTATAGCAAAGTCGGCGACGTCACCATCGGCGACCGGGGATTTTTCGCCAGACAGTTTGCCGCCCTTCACCTGCGCCGCAATCTTTTCGGCGGTGGTGCGGCCCTGACCTTCGCTCATGGCCAGTGTACCGATCGCCTCACCGGCGGCGAGCTTCGGCAGCCAGGTTTCCTTTTGCTTCGCCGACCCGGCCAACATGAGGAACTCAGCGGCGAGATAAATAGAGGTGGACACCGGAACCGGCGCCAGCGCGCGCCCAAGTTCTTCGGCGACAACGCAGAGTTCGAGGTGCGACAGGCCGGCGCCGCCGTACTCTTCCGGGATCGCCGCGCCGAGGACGCCGAGCTCGGCGAGCCCTTTGTAGAGCGCCTTGTCGTAGCTGTCCGGCCCTTCAAGGATTGCCCGGACGGCGGCTGGCGGGCATTTTTCGCTCAGGAACCGCCTGACCTGTTCGCGCAGTTGCTTTTGTTCGTCTGAAAAATCCAGATTCACGGTGTGCCTCCCAATTACTCGTGTTCGCTGGGGCAACTGTTGAAGTGCCGCCGGGACAGGTCAAGCCATGCCGCGTGGGCAATCATGAGGTGACAAAGCCGGTTGGGGTGAAAACATGAAAAAACGTCCAGAAATGCCGGGTGTGCAATCGGCCTGGACCGTGCACGGCGCTGAGAAGACTGGAATAAATGCTGGTTGAGCGCGAAAAATCTGGCGCCCCGCATGATTGCCGACTGTTCACCATCAGGGAACGCGCGCCGCGGTTCACCGTTAGGCCTCCAACACCCTCGTGAAAGGAGACTCACATGAAACGCCTACTGACGACCAGCGCCATTGCGCTTCTCGGCCTTGGCGTCGCTGCGTGCAGCGACGGCTCGGAAATTACTTCGACCGAAACGGCTTCCTCTCAGGAAGAAGCTGCGGATGTACTCGCATCCAATGAGCCGGCCGACACCGACTACTACAATGACGGCAAGGTCGATCGCGACGCTGATGTCGCGAACGCGTACACTTTGGCGGCAACCGAGTTTGAAGTGGACGACCTTGTTGGTCTCGACATCGCTGACCCCACTGGCAAAAAGATCGCGACGGTTTCCGACGTGCTCATCGGCGATGATGGCAAGATCGATTCCATCATCTTCGCGAACGGCGGCATCGCCGGTCTCGGCACCGACCACGGCCGTATCGGTTTCCAGGATGCCGATTTCGCTATCGATGAAGACGGCGACGCGCGTGTGATCGTCTCGATGGACGAAGCCGCTTTGGAAACGGTCGCCGAGTGGGACCAGGCGAAGGCTGACGACTACAGCCTCGCAACCGAGATCACGGGCACGCAGGTTGCGCTGGCCTCGACTGACGAAGAAGCCCGCGTGGTGAACCTGATCGCCGACATGAACGGGACCATCAAGCACGCCGTCGTGACCGACGGACTGACCGCTTCGATGGAAGGCGCCGGCTATGTTGTGCCGTTCAGCAGCCTCGTGGTTGAACAAGGCGATGGCGGCCTCCGCCTCGACATCGATCCGGCAACGCTGAAGACGAGCCGCGTCTACGAAGACTAATTGCTGCGGCCGTTCGTGCCGCTGCGAAGTAACAAGGGCTGTAGCCTTGCGCTACAGCCCTTTTCATTTGGAGCAGGTAACCCACCTCCGGTGCATTGCTGCCGGCTCAGAGCCCACTGCCACACCTTTGGCCGCTCAAAGCAGTCGACAACAATGGGTAGCGTGATCACAGCACAGCAGTTGCATCCCGTTCAATTGTTGTCTCGCCCCCAAACGCCAAGAAACCCTCACCGCTGGGGGGAGCGGGAGGGTTTCAAACTCCAGGCGGGGTGCGGGAGGGGGGAAACCTCCTGGAGCTGGATCCTTTTGGGGTTTCGGCCCGGATCAGGAGCGTCTGCGCGATCGCTCGCCAGATACAACCCTCAACCCCGCATTCAGTTCCAGCAGTTTCGAGAAATTTTGTAAGTTGTTTAGGGGCTTAAATTTGCCCCCAAATGAAAAGCCCGCGCCGGAAGGCACGGGCTTGTTTGGGGTGAAGCATGTTGCTTCTGGAACGTCAGGTTACGTCCCTGCCCTGCAGTGCGCGGGCGAGGAAGCTGATCACGACGAGCGCCAGGAAGACGAAGAACAGGATCTGCGCGATGCCAGCTGCAGCGCCTGCGATTCCTGCGAAACCGAACACACCGGCGATCAGCGCCAGCACGAGAAATGTAAGTGCCCAACCAAGCATGGTGTTTTCTCCTTGTAGAAACCAATCGACGAACATCATCGACGCCGGATCAACGCCTCGGCCCCGGCGCGGTTCCGGTTAACAAGGCATGGAACCGCCAGCTTGGCCGGGCGTTGCTAACCGGGATGTAAACTGGAAAGGACACCCTGATGAAACTCTCTATGCAATCGACCGCGCTCAAAGCTTCGGCTTTTGCCCTCACCCTTCTGATGGTCACCGCCTGCAATACCGTGGCGGGCGCCGGCAAGGACATCGAAGCGGGCGGCGAAGCCGTTACTGATGCTGCTCAGGAAGTTGAGAGCGACATCAAGGACTGATCGATCCTCTTCGATGTCATTGTGCGCGCCGTCCCAGCCAGCCTGAGGCGGCGCGCTTTCCATCATACTTAATCTCACGGGGTTTTCGTGAACATCACTGTGCTGATCAATGCGATGTCCGGATCAGTGCCGGCAAATGCAGACACTGCAATTGCGAAAATCATCGAAGACGCAGGTCATACCCTGCGGCTTGAAGCAGCAAGCGGAGCGGACATCTGCGAGATCACGCCGTCCGCCCTGGCTGAAAAGCCCGACATGGTGATCGTCTGGGGTGGCGACGGCACCACGGCCTGCGTGCTGAATGCAGCGGGCCAGTTCGGACCGCCCGTGCTGGCCTTGCCGGGCGGCTCGATGAACCTCGTTCACAAGCGCTTGCACCGCGGCAATCTCGACTGGGAATCAATCCTCGAAGACGTGCTGGCCAACCCGGAGCCTGAAGCTTTTTCTGCGGGCGTGATCGGAGAGCACCGCTTTTACGTGGCCGCCATGCTAGGGCGTCTGACCAAGCTCACCGACGCTCGCGAGGCAGTCCGCCGAGGCGCGGTCGTGGAGGCCGCCCAAGCGCTAGCATCCGCCGAAGCACTGGACCTGAAGACGCGCCTTACGTTCAAGGTGGAAGACAGCACTGACGCCGAACCGATCGAAGCGGCGGCGGGCGCCCTTGTCGTTGCCGGGAACCGTTGGCCACGGTTCGAGATTGCCGTCATCAACCCCGACTCAGTGCTGGACCTGATGGCCATCGGCCTCGAGAGCTGGATAAAGGGCTGGCGCGAGGCGGAAGCTGTCGAAACCAACGTCGGACGCAAAGTGTCCATCACGGAACTCAAGGGACGGGCCATTCCTGCGACATTTGACGGCGAACTGACGGAACTTTCCGGCGCTGTGACGGCGCATGTCGTACCTAATGCGGCCCGTGTGCTGCGCGCCAGGGCGAGCGGATGAAGCTGGCCCATGTCGCCGACCTGCACTTCGGTGCCGCACGGATGGATGTGTTGGCGGCTGCGCAAGACGCGATCCTGAATGCCCGCCCTGACGCGCTCATCGTCAGCGGCGACGTGAGCCAGCGCGGCAAACGTGTGGAATTCGCTGCGGCGCGGGAATGGGTCGACGAGATTGGCCTGCCGAGCCTTGTCGTGCCTGGCAATCACGATACGCCCCTTCTGAATGTGCACGCGCGGGCGACCGCACCCTTTGCGCGTTACCGGGATTATTTCGGTGACCTGACCCGCTCCCTGAAAATTGGCAGTGGACGGATTGATCCGTTGAACACAGCGCGCGGCTGGCAAGCGCGGAAGAACTGGGCGGAAGGATCCGTCAGGCTGTCGGACCTTGAAGCCGCCATCGAAGCGAGCGGCAGCGCACATCACCCACACTTGCTTGCGTGCCACCATCCTTTTAGATCGATGCAAGGCGCGCTGCTGCGCACGGAGACGCGGCGCGGCGATATCGCCAGTCAACGCGTGGCCGCCAGTCCGGTCAGCGTCGTCCTCACAGGACACGTGCACACTCCGCACGTCGAGGAAGTGGTTGAGCCTGGCGGCAAATATCTTGCGGTTTCGGCAGGTACCCTGTCGACACGGCTTCGCCGGGCGCCGCCGGGCTTCAACATGTTGTCGTTTTCGCCGGACAAGGTCTCAGTCACCGCTTTCGCGCTCAGCGGCGACGTATTCGTCGCACAGCCGACTTTGTCATATAGGCTAAATCAAGCGGAACCAGGCGACGCATGACGCGTTGGTGAAAAGACATTTCTGTGAAAGGGAATTGCCATGCGAAAACTCCTGCTGGCGGCCAGCTTTGCCGCACTGACATTCGCCGCAGCTTGCGACGCGCCGGACGGTCCGGTCGAAGAAGCCGGTGAAGAGATCGACAAAGCGCTCGGAAACGAACCGACTCTGGGCGACCAGATCGATGAAACGGTCGACGATGCAGGCGACGCCCTCAAGGAAGCCGGTGAAGAGATTGACCAGGCTGTGGATGACGCTGGCGAGCGCATGGAAGAAGACACGGAGCCGCCGAGCCAGCCCGAATAGAGCGCGCCAACTGACTTACAATCTGCTCCGGATGTCACAGGCATCCGGAGCATTTTTTGTTCAGCAGTCGAACGGAATGACAAGCCGAACGCGACAACCCTGCCCCGGCGCGCTGTCGACTTCCAGCTTGGCCGAAATTTGCCGCGCGAAGGCTTCCATCAGCCGGCCGCCCAACCCGCGCGACGAAGAATCCCCGGGTTCAAATCCGCGACCGTTGTCCTCTATGAGCAGCAACAGCTCCTCGCCGAGATCGGTGAGCGAAATCGAAATGCGGCCGCCGGACTCGAAGGCGAATTTCACCGCATTGGTAACCGCTTCGACGAGGAAAAGGGCAACCGGAATGGCGTCGTCGGAGCTTCGCTCGCAATCGATGTATGACTGTGTCAGCTCGATTCCGAACTCCTCCGTACCCAACGCTTCCCTCAGATGGTCGACGAGCGATGTGAGGAAAGGCTTCAGGCTGACGGATTCCAGACGCTCGTTCTGGTAAAGCGTCTGGTGGACGATTGCCAGCGCACTGATACGGTTCTGTGCCTTCGACAAGGCCTGGCGGGCCGCAGGATCGCTGATCTGCCGGCTTTGCAGGCTCAGGAAACTCGTCACGATCTGGAGGTTATTCTTCACGCGGTGGTGGATCTCCTTCACCGCTGCATCGCGCAACGCGATTGCGTCCCGCAGCTCGCTGTCGCGCTCTGAGATATTCTGAGCCATTTCGTCCATCGACCGCGCGAGCTCGCCGAACTCGGTGGGTGCCTTGGCAAAAGAATCACCCGCCTGAAAACGGTAGCGCCCCGCGCCGTAGACGCGCGCTGCCCTCTGCAGCCGGCCAATCCAGTGCAAGACCAGCTGGTCGACTGCGATCCAGACCGCCAGCAACGCCGCAACATATGCCAGCACCGGCAAGGCCAGCGAAGCGATCGGCGAGAGGGTCAACTCGTTCCACAAGCCAGGCGACCGGCCTGAGGTGACCGCGAACATGCCATTGCTGCCCGCAGGCTGGACCACGACATCGAGGGCTTTGCCATCGGCTGATCGCGCCGTGAACATGCGCGGCTTGCCGGTTTCCAGCGTTTCATTGATCCAGGCCGGGTCGATGTTCTCGAAATTGCGGCTCGACTGCACGTTTCCGTCCTTATCAGCCAGCGCGACGTCGACGTCGTCTGGCAGGTCGAGGTTCTGCGCGAGGTCGACCAGCATGTCGGCGCGAAGACCGAACGCCGCAGCCCCCGCGAACGCGCCGTCGGCTTCATCGAGGCGCACGAAGATTCCGAAGATCCACTCCTTTGTTGCAGGATCGAGGTAGGACTGTGTGCGAACTACTGGCGACTCGAACTGCAACTCGGCCAGCCAGAGGTCATTGAAAATGCGGTGGCCGGTCGCGCCGGCGGCGCTGCAACTCGAAACTCCCTGACGGTCGAAGTTCGAAACGTTCACAAGTGCAGGCACCGCCGCATCGAGCGCAGACATCACCTGCGCGCATTTACCCTTGGCGATTTCGTCCTTGAACAGAACGAGCAGGACTTCTGCCTGCTCCAGGGACTTTTCGAGTGCATCGACTGATTGTTCGGCGACCACGAGCAACCGTTCGCGCCGGTCATCAAGGCTGCGCTGGGCATCAAGTATCGCACTGACGCCCGAGAGCAGCATGATCGGCGCCAAGGCAGCCGTGAGCAGTATCAGAAGGCGAGACCTGAGCGACCCTCGCGCAACTCCTCCGGGTACCGGCTCACCGTCAGCTTGCGGCTGCACCCGCGATCCTATTCGCTTCATCCAGGATCGCATCGAAGGCATCTGCCGCTTTCATGGCTTTGTCATCGCTATAACCCACAGAATTTGTCTCAAGCATCGCGGCAAGCGCCGCCCGCGCACGCGACACCCTGCTCTTCACAGTGCCCACCGCGCAGCCGCAAATCTCTGCGGCCTCATCGTAGGACATGCCGCCGGCGCCGACCAGCATCACGGCCTCGCGCTGATCGTCGGGCAGTTGCCAGAGCGCATTCTTGAGCGCGAGGAGCTCAAGCCCGGCGGCGGGGTTCGAATCCGACGTCAACGTCGCTTCTGCAACTTCCGGATCAAGCGGTTGGCGGCGCCAGGAACGCCGCTTTTCGGAATAGAAGATGTTGCGCAGGATCGTGAACGACCAGGCTTTGAGGTTCGTACCCGCTTCGAAACTGCCACGCGCATTCCACGCTTTCAGCATGGCGTCCTGCGCCAGGTCATCCGCGAACGTCGGGTCGCCGCACAAGCTGCGCGCAAACGCACGCAAATGCGGGATCAGCTCGGTCAGAGCCCGCTTGAACTCGGCGTCGCCGGTTTTGCCCGCAGCTTCGCTCATGAACCGCTCTCCTCACCCTGCGGCGGATTGGAGGGGTTCGATTTGCGCGTGTCGGCCGATTCCAGAAGCTGGAAAAAGGAGTCCGGAACCGGCTCCTGCGTGACATCGTCATACAGCTTGCGCAGGTTTTCACCGATCTTTTCGCCGCGGCGCCGCTTCTGAGCATCAGGCGCAAGATGGCTCTTTTCGGCTGGCAAAGGCGCAGATTTCGCATCTTTCACTGGAGATTCCCCGCATTGACTTCGTGTTCCAAACGCCCTTGCCGGGTTATGGTTCCCTCACCGATACGATTTTTTCTCAACGGCTGGAACCAACGCTGAAATCGTGCGTTTTGACCACGGAAACTGAAAACGCGAGAGGAATTTCATGAGTTTGCTCCAGGTGTTCGGACCTCAACTTCCGTTCCTGCGACGGTATGCGCGGGCACTCACTGGCAACCAGAAGAGCGGCGATGCCTACATCCGCACGTCGCTTGAGGCGCTGGCTGAAGACCCGTCCCTGATTGAAGACACATCCAATCCGCGCCTGTCACTCTACCGGTTCTTCCACGCGATGTGGGGAAAAGGTAGCGCCAAGTTCGGCAATGCCGACCATTCGACTTCGAAGGCGGATGAGCGTCTTCAGGCACTCGCGCCCCTCCACCGCCAGGCATTCCTGCTGACCTCGCTGGAAGGCTTCACCCCGGCAGAAGCCGCCACGATCCTCGGCGTATCGGAGCTTGAGTTCCGCATGCTGGAGCGGACGGCACACGACGAAATCGAGGCGCAGATGACCACGCGCGCTCTCGTGATCGAAGACGAGCCGATCATCGCAGCAGATCTTCAGGGGCTGCTCGAAGAACTGGGGCATTATGTGACTGGCATCGCGTCGACCCACAAGGAAGCGATCGACCTGGCAAAGAAAAACCCGCCGGGCATCATCCTTTGCGACATTCAG containing:
- a CDS encoding response regulator; amino-acid sequence: MSLLQVFGPQLPFLRRYARALTGNQKSGDAYIRTSLEALAEDPSLIEDTSNPRLSLYRFFHAMWGKGSAKFGNADHSTSKADERLQALAPLHRQAFLLTSLEGFTPAEAATILGVSELEFRMLERTAHDEIEAQMTTRALVIEDEPIIAADLQGLLEELGHYVTGIASTHKEAIDLAKKNPPGIILCDIQLADGSSGIDAAMELLEMFDVPVIFITAFPERLLTGERPEPIFLIPKPFQESAVKAAIGQALFFHPATVPAVA